In Cervus elaphus chromosome 7, mCerEla1.1, whole genome shotgun sequence, the following proteins share a genomic window:
- the LOC122697462 gene encoding histone H2B type 1-K codes for MPEPAKSAPAPKKGSKKAVTKAQKKDGKKRKRSRKESYSVYVYKVLKQVHPDTGISSKAMGIMNSFVNDIFERIAGEASRLAHYNKRSTITSREIQTAVRLLLPGELAKHAVSEGTKAVTKYTSAK; via the coding sequence ATGCCGGAACCAGCGAAGTCCGCTCCAGCCCCGAAAAAGGGCTCTAAGAAGGCGGTGACCAAGGCGCAGAAGAAGGACGGCAAGAAGCGCAAACGCAGCCGCAAGGAGAGCTACTCCGTGTACGTGTACAAGGTGCTGAAGCAGGTCCACCCGGACACCGGCATCTCGTCCAAGGCCATGGGCATCATGAACTCTTTCGTCAACGACATTTTCGAGCGCATTGCCGGCGAGGCATCGCGTTTGGCGCATTACAACAAGCGCTCGACTATCACATCCAGGGAGATCCAGACGGCCGTGCGCCTGCTGCTGCCCGGGGAGCTGGCCAAACACGCGGTGTCTGAGGGCACCAAGGCCGTCACCAAGTACACCAGCGCCAAGTAA
- the LOC122697453 gene encoding histone H2A type 1 — MSGRGKQGGKARAKAKTRSSRAGLQFPVGRVHRLLRKGNYAERVGAGAPVYLAAVLEYLTAEILELAGNAARDNKKTRIIPRHLQLAIRNDEELNKLLGKVTIAQGGVLPNIQAVLLPKKTESHHKAKGK; from the coding sequence ATGTCTGGGCGAGGTAAACAAGGCGGCAAGGCTCGTGCCAAAGCCAAGACACGCTCCTCGCGAGCCGGGCTCCAGTTTCCCGTGGGCCGTGTTCACCGGCTGCTCCGGAAGGGCAACTATGCGGAACGGGTCGGAGCCGGGGCCCCGGTGTACCTAGCGGCGGTGCTGGAGTACCTGACGGCCGAGATCCTGGAGCTGGCGGGCAACGCGGCTCGGGACAACAAGAAGACCCGCATCATCCCGCGCCACCTACAGCTGGCTATCCGCAACGACGAGGAGCTCAACAAGCTGCTGGGCAAAGTCACCATCGCTCAGGGCGGCGTCCTGCCCAACATCCAGGCGGTGCTGCTACCCAAGAAGACCGAGAGCCACCACAAGGCCAAGGGCAAGTAA
- the LOC122697471 gene encoding histone H4-like produces MSGRGKGGKGLGKGGAKRHRKVLRDNIQGITKPAIRRLARRGGVKRISGLIYEETRGVLKVFLENVIRDAVTYTEHAKRKTITAMDVVYALKRQGRTLYGFGG; encoded by the coding sequence ATGTCCGGACGTGGTAAGGGTGGAAAGGGTTTGGGGAAGGGGGGCGCCAAGCGTCACCGCAAAGTTTTGCGAGACAACATCCAGGGCATCACTAAGCCCGCTATTCGCCGCCTGGCTCGGCGTGGAGGAGTCAAGCGCATCTCCGGGCTCATCTATGAGGAGACCCGCGGGGTGCTGAAGGTGTTCCTGGAGAATGTGATCCGGGATGCAGTCACCTACACCGAGCACGCCAAGCGCAAAACTATCACTGCCATGGACGTGGTCTACGCGCTTAAGCGCCAGGGACGCACCCTCTATGGCTTCGGCGGCTGA
- the LOC122697466 gene encoding histone H2B type 1-J, which produces MPEPAKSAPAPKKGSKKAVTKAQKKDGKKRKRSRKESYSIYVYKVLKQVHPDTGISSKAMGIMNSFVNDIFERIAGEASRLAHYNKRSTITSREIQTAVRLLLPGELAKHAVSEGTKAVTKYTSAK; this is translated from the coding sequence ATGCCTGAACCGGCTAAGTCTGCTCCGGCCCCGAAAAAGGGCTCTAAGAAAGCGGTGACCAAAGCGCAGAAAAAAGACGGCAAGAAGCGCAAGCGCAGCCGCAAAGAGAGCTACTCTATCTACGTGTACAAGGTGTTGAAGCAGGTTCACCCGGACACCGGCATCTCGTCCAAGGCCATGGGCATCATGAACTCGTTTGTGAACGACATTTTCGAGCGTATCGCGGGCGAGGCATCGCGCCTGGCACATTACAACAAGCGCTCAACTATCACATCCAGGGAGATTCAGACGGCCGTGCGCCTGCTGCTGCCCGGGGAGCTGGCCAAACACGCGGTGTCCGAGGGCACCAAGGCCGTCACCAAGTATACTAGTGCCAAGTAA
- the LOC122697457 gene encoding histone H2A type 1-H: protein MSGRGKQGGKARAKAKTRSSRAGLQFPVGRVHRLLRKGNYAERVGAGAPVYLAAVLEYLTAEILELAGNAARDNKKTRIIPRHLQLAIRNDEELNKLLGKVTIAQGGVLPNIQAVLLPKKTESHHKAK from the coding sequence ATGTCTGGACGTGGTAAGCAAGGTGGCAAGGCTCGTGCTAAAGCCAAAACCCGTTCCTCGCGGGCTGGACTCCAGTTCCCCGTAGGCAGGGTACATCGCTTGCTCCGCAAAGGCAACTATGCTGAGCGGGTAGGTGCCGGGGCCCCGGTGTACTTGGCGGCGGTGCTGGAGTACCTGACGGCTGAGATTTTGGAGCTGGCGGGCAATGCGGCCCGCGACAACAAGAAAACGCGAATCATCCCGCGTCATTTGCAGCTGGCTATCCGCAACGATGAAGAACTCAACAAACTGCTGGGAAAGGTCACCATTGCTCAGGGTGGTGTCTTACCCAACATCCAGGCTGTGCTACTACCTAAGAAAACTGAGAGCCACCACAAGGCCAAATAG